One region of Astyanax mexicanus isolate ESR-SI-001 chromosome 15, AstMex3_surface, whole genome shotgun sequence genomic DNA includes:
- the egr2b gene encoding early growth response protein 2b isoform X1 — protein sequence MTAKTLEKSPVFVHPLAESIYSVDELSAPLSVFPGGDAPVHYEHMSADGLINGDMSAEKRSLDLSYASSFAQPAAPRNQTLTYMGKFSIEPQYPANWNPEGVINIVSAGFLGMTQPSSASSSPSSSVSPGHFSSTLSCTAAQTQADMDHIYSPPPPYSGCGEMYQDPSAFLSTSACPISSYPPPSYSSPKATADGPGVFPIIPDYASFFQPTCQRDIPSIPERKPFSCPLDSFRVAPPLTPLNTIRNFTLGAPPVPEGPRLPAAAYGPQNLPLRPILRPRKYPNRPSKTPVHERPYPCPAEGCDRRFSRSDELTRHIRIHTGHKPFQCRICMRNFSRSDHLTTHIRTHTGEKPFACDFCGRKFARSDERKRHTKIHLRQKERKSSAAPSNSERSIGIGSSAVCSSSSGH from the exons ATGACGGCGAAGACCCTGGAGAAAAGCCCCGTGTTCGTGCACCCGCTGGCCGAGAGCATCTACTCTGTGGATGAGCTCAGCGCCCCCCTCAGCGTCTTCCCCGGCGGAGACGCGCCGGTACACTACGAGCACATGAGTGCAG ATGGCTTGATCAACGGTGATATGAGTGCAGAGAAGCGGTCCCTAGACTTGTCCTACGCCAGCAGCTTCGCTCAGCCGGCAGCTCCCCGTAACCAGACCCTTACCTACATGGGCAAGTTCTCCATCGAACCGCAGTACCCGGCCAACTGGAACCCAGAAGGGGTGATCAACATTGTCAGCGCGGGTTTCCTGGGCATGACCCAGCCTTCCTCTGCCTCCTCCTCTCCATCCTCCTCTGTGTCTCCGGGCCACTTCTCTAGCACCCTCAGCTGCACGGCAGCACAGACTCAGGCAGACATGGACCACATCTATTCCCCTCCACCACCTTATTCAGGTTGTGGCGAAATGTACCAGGACCCGTCAGCATTCCTCTCAACATCAGCGTGCCCCATCTCCTCATACCCTCCGCCATCTTACTCCTCACCCAAAGCCACAGCAGACGGCCCCGGCGTCTTTCCCATCATCCCGGACTATGCCAGCTTCTTCCAGCCGACATGCCAGAGAGATATTCCGTCCATTCCAGAAAGGAAGCCCTTCTCCTGCCCCCTGGACTCTTTCCGGGTGGCTCCACCACTCACCCCACTCAACACAATCCGGAACTTTACCCTGGGTGCACCCCCTGTACCCGAGGGTCCCCGGCTCCCTGCAGCAGCATACGGTCCCCAGAACCTTCCGCTGAGGCCGATCCTGCGGCCCCGGAAGTACCCAAACCGCCCCAGCAAGACTCCAGTGCACGAGAGGCCATACCCATGCCCGGCAGAGGGCTGCGACAGACGCTTCTCTCGCTCTGATGAACTCACACGCCACATTCGCATCCACACCGGCCACAAGCCCTTCCAGTGCCGGATATGCATGCGCAACTTCAGCCGCAGTGACCACTTGACCACACACATTCGCACACACACAGGCGAGAAGCCCTTTGCCTGCGATTTCTGTGGACGAAAGTTTGCCCGCAGCGATGAGCGGAAGAGGCACACCAAGATCCACTTGAGACAGAAGGAGAGGAAGTCGTCTGCTGCCCCCTCAAACTCTGAGCGCTCCATTGGCATCGGATCCTCAGCGGTCTGCTCATCCAGCTCGGGCCACTAA
- the egr2b gene encoding early growth response protein 2b isoform X2, whose protein sequence is MSAEKRSLDLSYASSFAQPAAPRNQTLTYMGKFSIEPQYPANWNPEGVINIVSAGFLGMTQPSSASSSPSSSVSPGHFSSTLSCTAAQTQADMDHIYSPPPPYSGCGEMYQDPSAFLSTSACPISSYPPPSYSSPKATADGPGVFPIIPDYASFFQPTCQRDIPSIPERKPFSCPLDSFRVAPPLTPLNTIRNFTLGAPPVPEGPRLPAAAYGPQNLPLRPILRPRKYPNRPSKTPVHERPYPCPAEGCDRRFSRSDELTRHIRIHTGHKPFQCRICMRNFSRSDHLTTHIRTHTGEKPFACDFCGRKFARSDERKRHTKIHLRQKERKSSAAPSNSERSIGIGSSAVCSSSSGH, encoded by the coding sequence ATGAGTGCAGAGAAGCGGTCCCTAGACTTGTCCTACGCCAGCAGCTTCGCTCAGCCGGCAGCTCCCCGTAACCAGACCCTTACCTACATGGGCAAGTTCTCCATCGAACCGCAGTACCCGGCCAACTGGAACCCAGAAGGGGTGATCAACATTGTCAGCGCGGGTTTCCTGGGCATGACCCAGCCTTCCTCTGCCTCCTCCTCTCCATCCTCCTCTGTGTCTCCGGGCCACTTCTCTAGCACCCTCAGCTGCACGGCAGCACAGACTCAGGCAGACATGGACCACATCTATTCCCCTCCACCACCTTATTCAGGTTGTGGCGAAATGTACCAGGACCCGTCAGCATTCCTCTCAACATCAGCGTGCCCCATCTCCTCATACCCTCCGCCATCTTACTCCTCACCCAAAGCCACAGCAGACGGCCCCGGCGTCTTTCCCATCATCCCGGACTATGCCAGCTTCTTCCAGCCGACATGCCAGAGAGATATTCCGTCCATTCCAGAAAGGAAGCCCTTCTCCTGCCCCCTGGACTCTTTCCGGGTGGCTCCACCACTCACCCCACTCAACACAATCCGGAACTTTACCCTGGGTGCACCCCCTGTACCCGAGGGTCCCCGGCTCCCTGCAGCAGCATACGGTCCCCAGAACCTTCCGCTGAGGCCGATCCTGCGGCCCCGGAAGTACCCAAACCGCCCCAGCAAGACTCCAGTGCACGAGAGGCCATACCCATGCCCGGCAGAGGGCTGCGACAGACGCTTCTCTCGCTCTGATGAACTCACACGCCACATTCGCATCCACACCGGCCACAAGCCCTTCCAGTGCCGGATATGCATGCGCAACTTCAGCCGCAGTGACCACTTGACCACACACATTCGCACACACACAGGCGAGAAGCCCTTTGCCTGCGATTTCTGTGGACGAAAGTTTGCCCGCAGCGATGAGCGGAAGAGGCACACCAAGATCCACTTGAGACAGAAGGAGAGGAAGTCGTCTGCTGCCCCCTCAAACTCTGAGCGCTCCATTGGCATCGGATCCTCAGCGGTCTGCTCATCCAGCTCGGGCCACTAA